In one window of Frigoriglobus tundricola DNA:
- the tnpC gene encoding IS66 family transposase has protein sequence MDSDAPLPTDVLTLQGMVRALQAENADLRTQLQRQAEQFQRTIDDLRAEVAALKAKLDRATTHRFGRRSERTPKPPKVPGDGPAKRRHDHGRSPLPAHLERRDTVLDLTPDERRCSGCGGDRVCIGQTQTEQLDCDPTPYFVRRTIRKTYACQQCPPTVRAEDRIRTATPSTVGPIDKGLCGPGLLAEVLVGKFLDHLPLHRQVARIGRAGVTVSESTLGDWVKQSAVLLTSLYQLMLERVRTCPVLWSDDTRSRFAQPGERTMPHGHFWVGIGDPTAPYTAFHFTTGYDAASGPDQFLGGFRGHVHADCLAQYNGLFAAGAKHVACWSHARRKFLGAGDPGAKAVERINRLYHIEHTLPAPDSPEHIVARRATRQARALPILNDLKAWLDAALGTALPKSALGAAIRYVANHWAAFVRYTEDGRLSIDNNLSERTLRLIAVGRSNWKFVGSAKAGAHAAVHFSVVGTCRHLGLDATAYLREVLPALHALGEKPTADQLAPLLPDVWAKRQQSRLLVA, from the coding sequence ATGGACTCCGACGCCCCGCTGCCGACCGACGTGCTGACCCTCCAAGGGATGGTGCGTGCCCTCCAGGCCGAAAACGCCGACCTCCGCACGCAGCTCCAACGCCAGGCCGAGCAGTTCCAACGGACCATCGACGACCTGCGTGCCGAGGTCGCGGCCTTGAAGGCGAAGTTGGACCGGGCCACGACGCACCGGTTCGGCCGGCGGTCCGAACGCACACCGAAGCCACCGAAGGTCCCCGGCGACGGACCCGCGAAGCGGCGCCACGACCACGGCCGTTCGCCACTCCCGGCGCACCTCGAACGCCGCGACACGGTCCTCGATCTGACCCCCGACGAGCGCCGCTGCTCGGGCTGTGGTGGCGACCGCGTGTGCATCGGCCAGACCCAGACCGAGCAACTCGATTGCGACCCGACCCCGTACTTCGTGCGGCGCACGATCCGCAAGACGTACGCGTGCCAACAGTGCCCCCCGACGGTCCGGGCCGAGGACCGGATCCGGACCGCCACGCCGAGTACCGTCGGACCGATCGACAAGGGACTGTGTGGTCCGGGCTTGTTGGCCGAGGTTCTCGTCGGGAAGTTCCTCGACCACCTGCCGCTGCACCGCCAAGTCGCCCGGATCGGGCGCGCGGGGGTGACGGTGTCCGAGAGTACCTTGGGCGATTGGGTGAAACAGTCCGCGGTGTTACTGACGTCGCTGTACCAGTTGATGCTCGAGCGGGTGCGCACGTGTCCGGTCCTCTGGTCCGATGACACCCGCTCGCGGTTCGCCCAGCCCGGTGAGCGAACGATGCCGCACGGCCACTTCTGGGTGGGGATCGGAGATCCGACGGCCCCGTACACGGCGTTCCACTTCACGACCGGTTACGACGCCGCGAGCGGACCGGACCAGTTCTTAGGCGGCTTCCGGGGCCACGTGCATGCCGATTGCCTCGCACAGTACAACGGCCTGTTCGCCGCCGGAGCCAAGCACGTCGCCTGTTGGTCCCACGCGCGCCGCAAGTTCCTCGGCGCCGGGGACCCCGGGGCCAAGGCGGTCGAACGCATCAACCGGTTGTACCACATCGAGCACACGCTTCCGGCGCCGGACTCACCGGAGCACATCGTCGCCCGTCGCGCGACGCGGCAAGCAAGGGCGCTCCCGATCCTGAACGACCTGAAGGCGTGGCTCGACGCGGCACTCGGGACGGCGTTGCCCAAGTCGGCCCTGGGGGCCGCGATCCGGTACGTGGCGAATCACTGGGCCGCGTTCGTCCGGTACACCGAGGACGGGCGACTCTCGATCGATAATAACCTGAGCGAGCGAACGCTCCGGCTGATCGCCGTGGGTCGGAGCAATTGGAAGTTCGTGGGCAGTGCGAAGGCCGGTGCGCACGCCGCGGTTCACTTCTCGGTGGTGGGCACGTGTCGGCACTTGGGTCTCGATGCGACGGCATACCTGCGTGAGGTTCTTCCGGCCCTTCATGCGTTGGGCGAGAAGCCGACGGCGGACCAACTCGCACCTCTTCTGCCCGACGTGTGGGCGAAGCGTCAACAATCCCGACTCCTCGTCGCGTAA
- a CDS encoding transposase: MEVPDPHIRMNMVSGISNTGDVRFLTYSGTMTAERFITFLKQLLTTVPGTIFVIVDNCTHPAKDGR, from the coding sequence ATCGAGGTTCCCGATCCGCACATCCGGATGAACATGGTCTCCGGGATCAGTAACACGGGCGATGTGCGGTTCCTGACGTATTCCGGCACGATGACGGCCGAGCGGTTCATCACGTTCCTGAAGCAGTTGCTGACGACCGTGCCGGGTACGATCTTCGTGATCGTGGACAACTGTACACACCCGGCCAAAGACGGTCGGTGA
- a CDS encoding IS630 family transposase, producing MAITLPDSRGLSDEVLQALRLRALHGIESGFSQADVARLLGVAGETVSRWWTAYTAGGLQALPQERTGRPVGTGRTLSDEQGAHLQLLLDTKSPSDLGIAAPVWNRRAVRDLILNEYGLRVPIRTVGEYLRRWGYTAKKPSRHARKQDPDEVREWLEQTYPAIEKLARAERATMFWCDETGTAADAYPGYGYAREG from the coding sequence ATGGCGATCACATTGCCGGATTCTCGTGGGCTGTCCGACGAAGTCCTGCAGGCGTTGCGCCTGCGCGCGTTGCACGGGATCGAGTCCGGGTTCTCGCAAGCCGATGTGGCCCGGTTGCTGGGTGTCGCGGGTGAAACCGTGTCGCGCTGGTGGACGGCCTACACGGCGGGTGGGCTGCAGGCCCTGCCCCAGGAGCGCACCGGGCGACCGGTGGGAACCGGGCGCACCCTCTCCGACGAGCAAGGGGCCCACCTGCAACTACTGCTCGACACCAAGAGCCCGTCGGATCTGGGGATCGCCGCGCCCGTGTGGAACCGTCGCGCGGTTCGCGACCTGATCCTCAACGAGTACGGGCTCCGGGTGCCGATTCGCACCGTGGGGGAATACTTGCGGCGCTGGGGCTATACGGCCAAGAAGCCGTCCCGCCACGCCCGCAAGCAAGATCCCGACGAGGTGCGTGAGTGGCTCGAGCAGACGTATCCGGCCATTGAAAAGCTGGCTCGGGCGGAACGGGCCACCATGTTCTGGTGCGATGAGACCGGGACGGCCGCCGACGCGTATCCCGGTTACGGGTACGCCCGCGAGGGCTAA
- a CDS encoding oxidoreductase — MTDSTSTTSRTFLITGVSSGFGRAFAEAALAAGHTVVGTVRSQDTLAAFETLAPRRAKGVLLDITEFDRVGPIVAEVEREVGPIDVLVNNAGYGHEGTVEESPLDELRRQFDANVFGAVAVIKAVLPGMRQRRSGRIINVTSMGGFITMPGIAYYCGSKFALEGISEVLAAEVKGFGIHVTALAPGSFRTDWAGRSMVRSGRSIADYDALFDPIRQARLEKSGRQAGDPRRAAQVLLQLVADENPPVHLLLGNDAVDLVQAKLDNLRKEIAKWEAISRSTDYAGSHGKKE, encoded by the coding sequence ATGACTGATTCGACCTCAACAACTTCCAGGACGTTTCTCATCACTGGCGTCAGTTCCGGATTCGGCCGGGCGTTCGCCGAAGCGGCTCTCGCGGCCGGCCATACCGTCGTTGGCACGGTTCGTTCCCAGGACACCCTTGCAGCCTTCGAGACCCTTGCTCCGAGGCGAGCCAAGGGCGTGTTGCTGGACATCACCGAGTTCGACAGAGTCGGCCCGATCGTTGCCGAGGTGGAGCGCGAAGTCGGGCCGATTGATGTGCTGGTGAACAACGCGGGATATGGACACGAGGGGACGGTAGAGGAATCCCCGTTGGACGAGTTGCGCCGACAGTTCGATGCGAACGTGTTTGGCGCCGTGGCGGTCATCAAGGCCGTGTTGCCGGGAATGCGCCAACGGCGATCCGGCAGGATCATCAATGTGACCTCGATGGGCGGCTTCATCACCATGCCCGGAATCGCGTATTACTGTGGCAGCAAGTTCGCACTGGAAGGAATCTCCGAAGTGCTGGCGGCTGAGGTGAAAGGGTTTGGAATCCACGTGACGGCACTAGCACCGGGGTCCTTTCGCACCGATTGGGCCGGCCGGTCGATGGTCCGATCCGGGCGCTCCATCGCGGATTATGACGCTCTATTCGATCCGATTCGTCAAGCACGGCTGGAGAAAAGTGGACGGCAGGCGGGTGATCCGCGGCGGGCGGCGCAGGTGCTACTCCAGCTAGTGGCCGACGAGAACCCGCCGGTACACCTCCTGCTCGGCAACGATGCGGTCGATCTGGTGCAAGCCAAACTCGACAATCTGCGTAAGGAGATTGCGAAATGGGAAGCCATTTCTCGATCGACGGATTATGCGGGGTCGCATGGAAAAAAAGAGTAA
- a CDS encoding sigma-70 family RNA polymerase sigma factor, whose translation MTRPSAGIDRQHVCRLVTRAIDPAVPDRELLHRFADRRDEAAFDALLRRHGPMVLATGRRVLGNAHDAEDVFQAAFALLAQKAASQRWQPSVASWLYQTVHLLALKTRQSATRRTRRERRAVTRSPANPLAELTGQELLAVLDEELLALPEPLRAPLVLCYLEGRTRDEAAECLGCSPSALKKRLERGRDRLHDALGRRGLGLSVALLGTLVAGGTAAALPGELAKRTSHAAQALANGNAADGVVSARVGQLVHQGIGMTGVNKVKAALGVLLLGGLLATAGAVASSTGDDPPIPTVPKSAPDQPPAPPAAPAAAGVMRVVVLGPEGKPLPGANVLASIWTDEEDFKATRDIETDAAGVARVELPKTFTTLRLWAGKKPFVTLHASWEQGELAGAKGVPAEYTFRLETAVTAGGRILDEKGNPVAGAKVWVQLTNDPKPARSDGRLHYAYALAWGSDAATADAEGRWCIENVPDHADAELSLLVTHPDYVSGRWARTARKAEITTGELRKGTATLTLKAGVVVRGTVTDPDGKPIKDAIVIHGDDPYSGHTTSTFSTDADGRFRLPALAPGKTSLTVIAPGWAPQFRKLDLKSDLPNQDVRMAKGQPVRLRFVDAGGKPVPSASVELLKWQGSESIYSGRNPNHPKVPDTGIPGRADAGGVWEWRAAPAEPVKIRISAKGFATLEMDVTAGATDRTVTLTAEHRVIGTVTDALTGKPIPNFTVIPVDVFRKDFLATERYHAVAGKAGRLEFLARRTDISLRLRIEAPGYRTQDGPEFRVGEDAGRKQDFRLTPSRPITGVVVDAAGKPARKAEVLLATPTEQVRLSRDDNHRAFTDASGRFEFPDPGEPWAVIARTDAGFALAEFPADRADAGALKLRPWGAVRGAFSDGGKPVRGATVFASPVRVLDLTRPCVEFGLQATTDADGRFEFPRVPPGAVSVRVHLGPWKDKGFRSGPSAPLDLQPGERIELNLGSGGATLTGKVKLTGTVPADLDCTYSLNYLVRREPGIAPPPEVAAAGFDARKGWRDSWRQTTEGLVYLSTLSSWFVKLAPDGTFRVSGVPAGEYDLAVAVYAKPSGCLIDPLARRVVRVTVTAADAARGELKVPEVTAEVEAVPAVGDEPALSFQRADGKDGTLADCRDKYTVVHFWESWCAPCKKQLPALKKLHERFAARGLATLSLSLDEDPAAWRAALKGLDLPWAQGRLGAGGAAGVSGVPAYWLLDPAGKIVAKVDDPDQLAAALEDKLKRVPAER comes from the coding sequence ATGACACGACCGAGCGCCGGAATCGACCGGCAACACGTGTGCCGACTGGTGACCCGCGCGATCGATCCCGCTGTCCCGGACCGGGAACTGCTCCACCGGTTCGCCGACCGGCGGGACGAAGCGGCGTTCGATGCCCTGCTCCGGCGCCACGGGCCAATGGTTCTCGCCACCGGCCGGCGGGTTCTCGGCAACGCCCACGACGCCGAGGACGTGTTCCAGGCGGCGTTCGCGCTCCTGGCCCAGAAAGCGGCGTCCCAACGGTGGCAGCCCTCGGTCGCGAGCTGGCTCTACCAGACCGTTCACCTCCTGGCGCTCAAGACCCGACAGTCCGCAACCCGGCGCACCCGCCGCGAGAGGCGAGCCGTTACCCGGTCCCCGGCGAACCCGCTTGCCGAACTCACGGGACAGGAACTTCTTGCCGTCCTCGACGAAGAACTGCTCGCTCTGCCCGAACCGCTCCGCGCGCCGCTCGTGCTGTGCTACCTGGAGGGACGGACGCGCGACGAAGCGGCCGAATGTCTGGGCTGCTCCCCGTCCGCACTCAAGAAGCGTCTGGAACGGGGCCGCGACCGGCTTCACGACGCCCTGGGTCGGCGCGGGCTCGGCCTCTCCGTTGCCCTCCTCGGCACACTCGTGGCCGGCGGTACGGCCGCAGCGCTGCCCGGCGAACTCGCCAAACGAACGTCACACGCCGCGCAGGCCCTCGCGAACGGGAACGCGGCGGACGGTGTGGTTTCCGCTCGGGTCGGTCAACTCGTTCACCAGGGGATCGGAATGACAGGCGTGAACAAGGTCAAGGCCGCACTGGGCGTGCTGCTCCTCGGCGGTCTCCTCGCGACCGCCGGTGCGGTGGCGTCCAGCACCGGAGACGATCCACCAATTCCGACGGTACCGAAGTCGGCCCCGGACCAACCGCCCGCCCCGCCCGCCGCACCGGCAGCGGCCGGGGTGATGCGGGTGGTCGTCCTGGGCCCCGAGGGCAAGCCGCTGCCGGGGGCGAACGTCCTGGCGAGTATCTGGACCGACGAGGAGGACTTCAAGGCCACCCGCGACATCGAGACCGATGCCGCGGGCGTCGCCCGAGTGGAGCTACCGAAGACCTTCACCACCCTGCGTCTCTGGGCCGGGAAGAAGCCGTTCGTTACCCTCCACGCGAGCTGGGAGCAGGGCGAACTGGCGGGTGCGAAGGGCGTGCCGGCCGAATACACGTTCCGGCTGGAGACCGCCGTCACCGCTGGCGGGCGCATCCTGGACGAGAAGGGCAATCCGGTGGCCGGGGCGAAAGTCTGGGTCCAACTTACGAATGACCCCAAGCCCGCCCGAAGCGACGGTCGCCTCCATTACGCCTATGCACTGGCGTGGGGGAGCGACGCCGCCACGGCGGACGCCGAGGGCCGGTGGTGCATCGAAAACGTCCCGGACCACGCGGACGCGGAGTTGAGTCTCCTGGTAACTCACCCGGACTATGTGTCCGGCCGCTGGGCTCGAACGGCCCGCAAAGCCGAGATCACGACCGGGGAACTACGGAAGGGCACCGCGACACTTACGCTGAAAGCCGGCGTCGTTGTCCGCGGGACGGTAACCGACCCCGACGGCAAGCCGATCAAGGATGCGATCGTGATTCACGGCGACGATCCTTACAGCGGGCACACAACGAGCACCTTCTCAACCGACGCCGACGGACGGTTCCGGCTGCCGGCGCTGGCCCCGGGGAAAACGTCCCTCACGGTCATCGCCCCCGGCTGGGCACCGCAGTTCCGGAAACTCGATCTCAAGTCCGACCTCCCGAACCAGGACGTTCGCATGGCTAAGGGCCAACCGGTCCGCCTCCGGTTCGTCGATGCCGGCGGCAAGCCGGTCCCCTCGGCCTCTGTCGAACTCCTGAAGTGGCAGGGGAGTGAGTCGATCTACTCGGGCCGCAACCCGAACCACCCCAAGGTGCCGGACACCGGTATTCCCGGTCGGGCCGACGCAGGCGGCGTCTGGGAGTGGCGCGCGGCCCCGGCGGAGCCGGTGAAGATACGGATCTCCGCGAAGGGCTTCGCCACCCTCGAGATGGACGTCACCGCCGGCGCGACGGATCGCACAGTGACGCTCACGGCCGAACACCGGGTCATCGGGACCGTGACCGATGCATTAACGGGGAAGCCGATCCCGAATTTCACCGTCATCCCGGTAGACGTATTCAGGAAAGACTTCCTGGCCACCGAGCGATACCACGCGGTCGCCGGGAAAGCCGGTCGATTGGAGTTCCTGGCCCGCCGGACCGACATTTCCCTCCGGCTCCGGATCGAGGCACCGGGCTACCGCACGCAGGACGGACCGGAGTTCCGGGTCGGGGAGGACGCGGGCCGCAAGCAGGACTTCCGCCTGACGCCGAGCCGACCGATCACGGGTGTGGTCGTCGATGCCGCTGGTAAGCCGGCGCGGAAGGCGGAAGTTCTCCTCGCCACCCCGACCGAACAGGTTCGCCTCTCCAGGGATGATAACCACCGCGCGTTCACCGACGCCTCCGGCCGCTTCGAGTTCCCCGACCCGGGAGAGCCGTGGGCGGTGATCGCCCGGACGGACGCCGGGTTCGCGCTCGCCGAATTCCCGGCCGACCGGGCCGACGCCGGCGCCCTGAAGCTGCGGCCGTGGGGCGCGGTCCGTGGGGCGTTCAGCGACGGCGGGAAGCCGGTCCGCGGAGCCACGGTGTTCGCGTCTCCGGTCCGCGTTCTTGACCTGACCCGACCGTGCGTTGAGTTCGGCCTCCAAGCCACCACCGACGCGGACGGTCGGTTCGAGTTTCCGCGCGTCCCGCCCGGTGCGGTCAGCGTTCGGGTCCACCTCGGGCCGTGGAAGGATAAGGGCTTCCGCTCCGGACCGAGTGCGCCGCTCGATCTCCAGCCGGGGGAGCGAATCGAGCTGAACCTGGGCTCCGGCGGGGCGACTCTCACCGGGAAGGTGAAACTGACCGGCACGGTTCCGGCCGATCTCGATTGCACGTACTCGCTGAACTATCTGGTGCGCCGGGAGCCGGGCATCGCCCCGCCGCCGGAGGTCGCCGCCGCGGGGTTCGACGCCCGGAAGGGCTGGCGCGACTCCTGGCGCCAGACCACCGAGGGCCTCGTGTACCTGAGCACTCTTTCGAGTTGGTTCGTGAAACTGGCGCCCGACGGCACGTTCCGGGTCAGCGGGGTGCCGGCCGGGGAGTACGATCTGGCGGTCGCGGTGTACGCGAAGCCGAGCGGGTGCCTGATCGACCCGTTGGCCCGTCGGGTGGTGCGGGTGACGGTGACAGCGGCCGACGCGGCCCGCGGAGAGTTGAAGGTGCCCGAAGTCACGGCCGAGGTCGAGGCCGTCCCGGCGGTCGGGGACGAACCGGCGCTCTCGTTCCAGCGCGCCGACGGCAAGGACGGGACGCTCGCCGACTGTCGCGACAAATACACGGTGGTGCATTTCTGGGAGAGCTGGTGCGCGCCGTGCAAGAAGCAGTTACCGGCACTGAAGAAGTTGCACGAGCGGTTCGCTGCCCGCGGGCTGGCCACGCTCTCGTTGTCGCTCGATGAAGACCCCGCGGCTTGGCGGGCCGCGCTGAAGGGGCTCGACCTGCCCTGGGCGCAGGGCCGGCTCGGCGCGGGCGGCGCGGCCGGGGTGTCCGGCGTGCCGGCGTACTGGCTGCTCGACCCGGCCGGGAAGATCGTGGCCAAGGTGGACGATCCGGACCAACTCGCTGCCGCGCTCGAGGACAAGCTGAAACGCGTGCCGGCCGAACGCTGA
- a CDS encoding cation-translocating P-type ATPase family protein, protein MHREIRTVDDPFRSESPLGLYLLTAVVGGLLAADLGPVVAGWLRGQGIEAYTWAREVSGFRYALLAAVIGGARVLYTSLEALFEGRIGSDLALAIACLAAIVLKEPVVAAEVVFIGLVGECLEAYTFARTQNALGKLAELFPNRCWVLRDGAEVRTFTADVIVGDKVVVKPGGRVPVDGVVTDGRSAVDASAITGESLPVDKGPGDTVLAGSVVQFGSLTVEAQKVAKQTVAGQVIELTGQALKDKAPLERYADRLARYFLPIVLALALLTFAGNVAYQVSGTPAPGFPKPTLKAAAKVAAYPALAVLVVACPCALILATPAAVIAALGRLAGTGVLIKGGSALERLAGVTAFAFDKTGTLTEGKLELGDVVPLAGTTPEQLLRTAATAEQRSEHPLARLILREAAARGLEVPSADEFQARPGAGVTATAAGAAIVVGTRRLVEECGIVLPPEAVTALERLDAAGQTSLVVARDGGVLGVLGARDTLRPEAAQVLADLRALGVSPIALLTGDRAAVARAIAEQLPVTEVHAELLPAQKASIVGSGQWIVGSEESRNDESRDVTAEPPVAEPGSELLTSHRSLTIAYVGDGINDAPALARAGVGIAIGGGRGTDVAAEAGDIVMMGEPLKPLPLLVGLSRETVRIIRQNILVFAFGVNLVGIVLTGWLWPLFASSPEWYESAPLVGVIYHQFGSLAVLLNSMRLLAFDRAENRTLSRARGAARAVEGWANRFSLDDALHAIAHRWKAAAGALAGAVLVAWLATALVQIESTEVGVVRRFGAVVTDLPPGLHVRWPWPVETVTRIRPDELRTVEIGFRLVADSQTTARGASGNTWTSGHGNGVGPLTDEAVMITGDGDLVELLGTVRYRVGDPRKYLLGTRDPDGVVRSSAEAVLRELVASNRFLELLTVRRAELERTALARLERRLAESAPDGLGVALDGFTLHDLHPPTEVVSSYHAVAKAIQDRDKVVNEATADALRMRRRAEEEADRLLRRATADAHAKTEDAKADRDAFLAWHDARTRLTDAEEALLAAERARHITAGRDAAGVDKELAERRSKALAERRALLETWLTYRALVEALQGRDKLFTDGNVPVRPHLIPPIPDVLRLPPGVGMPKDKE, encoded by the coding sequence ATGCACCGCGAGATCCGCACCGTAGACGACCCGTTCCGGTCCGAGTCGCCGCTCGGACTGTATTTGCTCACGGCCGTTGTCGGCGGCCTGCTGGCCGCGGACCTGGGGCCGGTCGTTGCGGGGTGGTTGCGCGGGCAGGGCATCGAAGCGTACACATGGGCGCGTGAGGTTTCCGGGTTCCGCTACGCGCTCCTCGCCGCCGTCATCGGCGGCGCGCGTGTCCTGTACACGTCGCTCGAGGCCCTGTTCGAGGGGCGCATCGGCTCCGATCTGGCGCTCGCCATCGCGTGTCTCGCCGCCATCGTGCTGAAGGAGCCGGTTGTCGCGGCGGAGGTGGTGTTCATCGGGCTCGTGGGTGAGTGCCTCGAAGCGTACACATTTGCGCGCACGCAGAACGCGCTCGGCAAGCTCGCGGAACTCTTCCCCAACCGCTGTTGGGTGCTGCGCGACGGCGCGGAGGTGCGGACCTTCACCGCCGACGTGATCGTCGGTGACAAGGTCGTCGTGAAACCCGGCGGCCGCGTGCCGGTCGATGGCGTGGTGACCGACGGCCGCTCCGCGGTCGATGCCAGTGCCATCACCGGCGAGAGCCTGCCCGTTGATAAAGGTCCGGGCGACACGGTTCTCGCGGGCAGCGTGGTCCAGTTCGGGTCGCTCACGGTCGAAGCGCAAAAGGTCGCGAAGCAAACGGTCGCCGGTCAGGTGATCGAACTCACCGGGCAAGCCCTCAAGGACAAGGCGCCTCTGGAGCGGTACGCGGACCGCCTCGCCCGGTACTTCCTCCCCATCGTGCTGGCGCTCGCGCTGCTCACGTTCGCGGGGAACGTGGCCTACCAGGTGTCGGGCACGCCGGCGCCGGGTTTCCCCAAACCGACGCTCAAGGCCGCCGCGAAAGTGGCCGCGTACCCGGCGCTGGCGGTGCTGGTGGTCGCGTGCCCGTGCGCGCTCATCCTCGCCACCCCGGCCGCGGTGATCGCCGCACTCGGCCGCCTCGCGGGCACGGGCGTGCTCATCAAGGGCGGGTCGGCACTGGAGCGGCTCGCGGGCGTCACCGCGTTCGCCTTCGACAAGACGGGCACACTCACCGAGGGGAAGCTCGAACTCGGGGATGTGGTTCCTCTTGCGGGAACCACTCCCGAGCAGTTGCTGAGGACCGCCGCGACCGCCGAGCAGCGGAGCGAACACCCGCTCGCCCGGCTGATCCTTCGCGAAGCCGCGGCGCGCGGCCTGGAGGTGCCATCAGCCGATGAGTTCCAGGCCCGCCCCGGCGCGGGCGTCACGGCGACGGCGGCCGGGGCGGCGATTGTCGTCGGGACGCGCCGGCTGGTCGAGGAGTGCGGCATCGTGCTGCCGCCGGAAGCCGTGACCGCGCTGGAGCGACTCGACGCGGCGGGGCAAACGTCTCTCGTCGTCGCGCGCGACGGTGGCGTTCTCGGCGTGCTGGGGGCACGCGACACGTTGCGCCCCGAAGCGGCTCAGGTGCTCGCTGACCTTCGCGCGCTAGGCGTTTCGCCCATTGCGCTGCTCACCGGCGACCGCGCCGCCGTGGCGCGGGCCATCGCCGAGCAACTGCCGGTCACGGAAGTCCATGCGGAATTGTTGCCGGCACAGAAGGCTTCAATAGTGGGCAGCGGACAGTGGATAGTGGGTAGCGAGGAAAGCCGGAACGACGAGTCAAGAGATGTGACTGCGGAACCACCCGTGGCCGAACCCGGTTCTGAACTGCTCACTTCACACCGCTCACTAACCATTGCTTACGTGGGCGACGGCATCAACGACGCCCCCGCGCTCGCCCGGGCCGGTGTCGGCATCGCCATTGGTGGCGGGCGCGGCACCGATGTGGCCGCGGAGGCCGGCGACATCGTGATGATGGGCGAGCCCCTCAAGCCGCTGCCGCTGCTCGTCGGGTTGTCGCGCGAAACGGTCCGCATCATCCGCCAGAACATCCTGGTATTCGCGTTCGGCGTGAACCTCGTCGGCATCGTTCTCACCGGCTGGCTGTGGCCCCTGTTCGCGTCCTCGCCGGAGTGGTACGAATCGGCCCCGCTCGTCGGCGTCATCTACCACCAGTTCGGTTCCCTCGCGGTGCTGCTGAACTCGATGCGGCTGCTCGCGTTCGACCGCGCCGAGAACCGCACCCTGTCGCGCGCACGCGGCGCCGCACGGGCCGTCGAGGGCTGGGCGAACCGCTTCTCGCTCGACGACGCGCTGCACGCGATCGCCCACCGGTGGAAGGCCGCCGCCGGCGCTCTGGCCGGGGCGGTGCTCGTCGCGTGGCTGGCCACGGCACTCGTGCAGATCGAGAGCACCGAAGTCGGTGTGGTGCGGCGGTTCGGTGCGGTCGTGACCGACCTGCCGCCGGGGCTCCATGTCCGCTGGCCCTGGCCGGTCGAAACCGTCACCCGCATCCGGCCCGACGAGTTGCGGACCGTGGAAATCGGCTTCCGGCTCGTGGCCGACTCGCAAACGACGGCCCGGGGCGCGAGCGGCAACACCTGGACGAGCGGGCACGGCAACGGCGTCGGTCCGCTCACCGACGAAGCCGTCATGATCACGGGCGATGGCGACCTCGTCGAACTCCTCGGGACCGTGCGCTACCGCGTGGGCGACCCGCGCAAGTACCTGCTCGGCACGCGCGACCCGGACGGCGTGGTCCGGTCGTCCGCCGAGGCGGTGCTGCGCGAGCTGGTCGCCAGCAACCGCTTCCTCGAACTCCTCACGGTGCGCCGCGCGGAGCTGGAGCGAACGGCCCTGGCGCGGCTCGAGCGCCGGCTCGCGGAATCGGCCCCGGACGGGCTCGGCGTCGCGCTCGACGGCTTCACGCTGCACGACCTGCACCCGCCGACCGAGGTGGTGAGTTCGTACCACGCGGTCGCGAAGGCGATTCAGGACCGCGACAAGGTGGTGAACGAGGCGACGGCCGACGCGCTCCGCATGCGCCGCCGGGCGGAAGAGGAGGCCGACAGGCTGTTGCGCCGCGCCACCGCCGACGCGCACGCGAAGACCGAGGACGCGAAGGCCGACCGCGATGCCTTCCTCGCCTGGCACGACGCCCGCACCCGGCTCACCGACGCAGAAGAGGCACTCCTGGCCGCGGAGCGCGCCAGGCACATCACCGCCGGACGGGACGCGGCCGGTGTGGACAAGGAACTGGCCGAGCGGCGGAGCAAAGCGCTGGCCGAGCGCCGCGCGCTGCTGGAAACCTGGCTCACCTACCGCGCGCTCGTCGAAGCGCTCCAGGGCCGCGACAAGCTGTTCACGGACGGCAACGTGCCCGTGCGCCCGCACCTGATCCCGCCGATCCCGGACGTTCTGCGCCTGCCGCCGGGTGTCGGAATGCCAAAGGACAAGGAGTAG